The window GGCAGCGCGACGGCGGGGACCGGCAGGCCGGCGCCGCCAAGAAGAAGACGCGCACGGTGTTCAGCCGCAGCCAGGTCTATCAGCTGGAGTCCACCTTCGACATGAAGCGCTACCTGAGCAGCTCGGAGCGGGCCTGCCTGGCCTCCAGCCTGCAGCTCACCGAGACCCAGGTGAAGACCTGGTTCCAGAACCGCAGGAACAAGTGGAAACGGCAGCTCTCGGCCGAGCTGGAGGCGGCCAAACATGGCCCACGCCTCGGCGCAGACTCTGGTGGGGATGCCGCTGGTGTTCAGAGACAATTCCCTCCTCCGAGTGCCGGTGCCCCGCTCCATCGCCTTCCCCGCCCCTCTCTACTACCCCGGCAGCAACCTCTCGGCCTTACCGCTCTACAACCTCTACAACAAGATCGACTACTGAGCCGCCGCCCTCCTctccccgcggccgccccgtcGGGGCCGGGGGCTCCGTGCGGGGTCTCGGCCCGCCTCCGCGGCGGGGACAGAGGAACGAAACTGACGGGAGGGACGGGCAAACGGAGAGCCCGGGGCGCCGGGGGCatgcccccctccccccgctATCCTgccacttgaaaaaaaaaaaaaaaattaaaaaagcgTTATTTCagatctgtaaatatttttaaagaaagaaagaaaaaaataaaacgtTTTAAGCCTCGTTTGTAAATTTGCCAGCTCGATCGCGTGTTCCCGCCGGGAGGCCCTGCCCGGAGGGGTACTCCGGGACCGGGGGGTGCCCCGCAaccgggccgggcgcggcggggagcCGCCGCTGCGGGAAGGGCCCGCGGCGCCTGGGAGCGATGCACGGGAGAGCGAAACCGACGTGTAACGCCGagggtttatatttttttctgcctcctgcTCGTTATCTCGTTTTCTGCAGGGAATCCCGCAGCGAGCGGTATTTAAACCGCGGCCACCGGCTCCGCGGGTACCGCCGGTACCGAGCGCGGGGGATGTTTACAGCAGCAGTAACGAGGCTGCCTTCACGGGGTAAcgaaaaaaaagagagaaataaaagatcCGAAGGGATAAATAAGGTGATTTTCAACGCGTGGGAACGAGAAAGCTTCCCCAGCGTTTCTCTCCCGACAAAGCCGGTATCTTAAGCCGCAGACCCCGGTTTGCCGCCCGGTGCTGCCCTTGCCCGGCCGTAGCGGCAGGCCGGGCTGAGCTCAGCCCCGCTGCTGGCGGGGACGTCGAGGCGAGCATCGGCACCCGGGTGCCCGTGCCGTCGCTTCGCCTTTCGGACTCTTTTTTAGGGAGAATAATTCGTGTTTCGGGTTTGCCCGTTAACGTCGTTACAGCCCGGCAGCAGCTGTCCCCACCCGCGGCACAGGCCTGGCGCTACGGCCTGGCTGGGACCCGCCTgggcccgggcccgccgccgcctcccgcggggtGAGCCGGGCGGCCCTCGCCCCGACAGCGGCCCCGGGCACCCCGGGGCGGGCGTGAGGCCGCCGCAGTCCCTCCCGGGGGACGCCCATGTGGCTCCCCCGGGGGGCCGcaacgccgccgccgccgctgccgcccaGGAATCCCCGTTAGCAGCCGCTGACGGTAACGGGAGCGATGGGGAGCGGCGACCGCCCGGCTCCCGcaccccgccgggcccggcggaCTACGCATCCCAGCATGCCtcgcggcggcgcggcggcacGCCGGGAACTGCGGGCGCGCGGG is drawn from Gavia stellata isolate bGavSte3 chromosome 9, bGavSte3.hap2, whole genome shotgun sequence and contains these coding sequences:
- the HMX2 gene encoding LOW QUALITY PROTEIN: homeobox protein HMX2 (The sequence of the model RefSeq protein was modified relative to this genomic sequence to represent the inferred CDS: deleted 1 base in 1 codon); the encoded protein is MSSKEDPSKCCPAAAPISSFTIQSILGSGSAEPPREAGGRAAPWPARGRTLSLSSEDEEPEESWKHRGCFCPEAHGPAEACRKHQPLSFTCLGEYRGRDGTGRGGRPRRGWLSPASQDCKEEKEKPLGPASPSCGDRQRDGGDRQAGAAKKKTRTVFSRSQVYQLESTFDMKRYLSSSERACLASSLQLTETQVKTWFQNRRNKWKRQLSAELEAANMAHASAQTLVGMPLVFRDNSLLRVPVPRSIAFPAPLYYPGSNLSALPLYNLYNKIDY